One stretch of Arachis duranensis cultivar V14167 chromosome 1, aradu.V14167.gnm2.J7QH, whole genome shotgun sequence DNA includes these proteins:
- the LOC107487120 gene encoding protein YABBY 4 (The sequence of the model RefSeq protein was modified relative to this genomic sequence to represent the inferred CDS: added 37 bases not found in genome assembly) codes for MSSSSSSSSSSTTLSLDHIPPSEQLCYVHCNICDTVLAVSVPCTSLFKTVTVRCGHCTNLLPVNMRGLLLPSPNQFHFGHSFFSPTHNLLEEIPNPSPNFFMNQTNTPNEFSMPTRTVVDELPRPPIINRPPEKRQRVPSAYNRFIKDEIQRIKSVNPDITHREAFSAAAKNWAHFPHIHFGLMPDQTVKKTNVRQQEGEEVLMKDAGFYASANVGVSPY; via the exons ATGTCatcatcctcctcctcttcttcttcttcaactacaTTATCACTGGACCACATCCCTCCTTCCGAACAGCTTTGTTATGTTCACTGCAACATTTGTGACACTGTCCTTGCT GTGAGTGTTCCTTGCACAAGCTTGTTCAAGACGGTGACGGTGCGATGCGGCCATTGCACCAATCTGCTGCCGGTGAACATGCGAGGCCTTCTTCTTCCATCGCCCAATCAATTCCATTT GAGGAGATTCCGAATCCATCCCCAAATTTCTTCATGAACCAGACAAACACACCAAATGAATTCTCCATGCCTACTAGGACTGTTGTTGATGAGCTTCCACGCCCACCTATCATAAACAGAC CTCCTGAGAAGAGACAGAGAGTCCCATCCGCTTACAACCGCTTCATTAA GGACGAGATCCAACGCATTAAGTCTGTCAATCCTGATATAACCCACAGAGAGGCCTTCAGTGCAGCTGCCAAGAAT TGGGCCCACTTCCCACACATTCACTTTGGTCTCATGCCTGATCAGACTGTGAAGAAGACAAACGTGCGCCAGCAG GAAGGAGAAGAGGTTCTGATGAAAGATGCTGGGTTTTATGCTTCGGCTAATGTTGGTGTTTCACCCTACTGA